The following DNA comes from Ascaphus truei isolate aAscTru1 chromosome 1, aAscTru1.hap1, whole genome shotgun sequence.
TAAAATACTATGTGTTATCGATAATAAGGAAGTTGAATTtttgagctgtccacatcccgtgataccgatattccaccatctcccgaagatccataaatcgctggtagaTCCCCCGGGACGCCCTATagttgcgagcattggatctttgggagatgggttgtcgcggtatgtggacagcttcCTTCAACCATTAGTCTTCCGTCTGCCATCGTTCATTAAGGACACGTCGGAACTTATCGTCGCTTTGCGGGATGTGGTCTGGAAAaaggagtacaggtgggtcacattagatgtggtctccctgtactccatTATAAAACATGAGCACGGTTTATCTGCTATACGTCACTTTTTAGATTCTTCAGATATTTCGGTCACCCAGGGGGTCTTTCTTCTGGAATCAATCACTTTTTTACTAACacataactattttatgtttgattcacgtttttatttacaattattaggcactgcaatgggcacgagttttgcaccttcatacgctaatttatttatgggtttttgggaagcacaatttatttatcacattAATAACACATTTCGCActaatattattttctttaagAGGTTTATTGATGATCTTATaatgatttgggagggtgatgaggtTTCATTGCTTACTTTTATTAATACACTAAATCAAAATAATTTAAACATTAATTTCACTTTTGAACACAATATACATCATATAAATTACCTTGACCTACTGCTTTATATTGATAACGACATGACCATCCAAACCGAGATTTTCAGAAAGGCAAATTCCAGGAACACGTTGCTCAGGGCCAATAGTAGCCATCCACGTTCTCTTCTAAATAGTATACCGAAAGCCCAATTTATTAGGCTTAAAAGACTCTGCTCTAGTAACGACACATTCATCAAACAATCTGGTGAAATGGCAGCAAGATTTAAGGCTAGAGGTTACACTGAAGAGATTATTAATACCGCATTTGAATATGCTGATTCAATGGATAGGACTAAACttttaaacaaaaatataaataaaatgcggCACACTAGGTCCAATACATCTATTCATGATGGGTGCCCTATCTTTGTGACAACATACAGTAAGCAATCAAAGTCAATCCGTGATataatcaacaaacattgggCAACAATAAGCCTAGATAGAGATATTTCAGATATTACAAAAAATAGACCAAGATTCAGTTACCGTAAAGCAAAAACGCTAGGGACACTTTTATCACCCAGTCTCTTTGACTCCCGCTCTAATTATAAGATTCAAAACATACCCCAAGGGTTCTTCACATGTGGCCATTGTTCAATGTGCTGCTATGCTCAGCCCACAAAAATCATTATGTGTAACTCAAACAATAAGAAGTTTAAGATCACTAGCTTCATTAACTGCAACAGTAGCTTTGTGATTTACATGCTATCATGTGGTTGTAAAAAGTCTTATGTGGGTCGGACCACCAGACCTTTAAAGACAAGAATAGCAGAACACGTGAGGCTTATTAAAAAACGTGATAGTGGTCATCCAGTTTCCAGACATTTCAGCCTTTGTCCCAGGGGAGGTATAGCGAATTTTACATTCTCAGCGATTGAACATGTACCATGTCACCCAAGAGGAGGCGATAGGGTTAATAGATTGAATAGacaggagatgttttggatccacacCTTAAGTACGCTTTATCCCTCTGGTATAAATATAgattgggagctaaaacatttctTAACTACTTAGCCTTCCTCTGAGTGATACACTTGAGACCCCTATTATGGGGATACTTAAAGGAATAGTTATAGGAGTGGGAAGCTCATATATGATGTTTATAACAACATTCTCTGGTTATGTATTGGTTATATATAGATTTCCACATATCTCATTAGGATCTGAGCCAGTCATTATGTTCTGTCCATGGTCCAACCTGTTTTAAATGACGTAGTATAGATAGTAATTAATTATGTATTTAGTATAGATGTTACTTTGTATGGTAGTCTTGGGCACACTAGAAGTTTAATTTACTTCTTTAATATAATCATGAAGATCTTCGTGGTTGAATTAGCTGTTGTTAAAAATAATATGACATTCAACCACAATCTGTGTCCAGGTAGGATACCCATAGTAGCTACTGCTCTTTAGGGTCCACATATTTGCTTGCTTTTAACTCCGTTTGTTAATTATTAGTATGTTTCGATTTTGTGATTTATTGTAATTGCAATAAGTCTATATGGTCGCATTATCTGTTTATTGTTAGCgcttccctatccccccccctatGTATGCCGATCTGACTCAAATTCTATTGGTACTTAATTCATTGGTGGGAGTATTACACGTGATGTTGTTCAGCCAGTGAGCATCCAGTACGGCCTACTTATGGGAGGGATTACGGAGTGAaaggcactctttgataaagttctgttcccagaacgaaacgcgtcagagtgtcttagacatgtggatgttctttttgatgcaataaagtttttttcgttttatacgcctggttggagagttttttccagaggagcagtgaccgccgttttcCACCTTTACTTACCTAACTATAACATCCCTTGCTCTCCTTGGATCTGCAGACCTGGGACCCAGGGCCCTATGAGCACGGTCCATCTCTAGTTTTTCAAGCGTAAGCTCTGGGGCCAAGTCCGAGAACAGATCAATCAGATATGATTGGAGCAGTTCTGTTTCAATCACCTCTGGGATGTACCTAATTCTGATATTTTGTCTGCGGTCTCGGTTCTCTTGTTCCTCCGCCTGCTCTCTAAGTGCCCGAATCTCAAACTGCATCCTGTTAATTTCGTCTTCCACTGAGGAATTTGCGTGCTCCAAACTGTCTACTTTATTTTTGATTATATCTGTTCGTTCTGATAGCCTGTTCATGTCAGTCCTGAGTGTATTTACTGCCTTTGACAAGTCATCCTGGAAGCCCTGTCTCATCCTGCTAAACAATGCCTCAagatattctttatttatttctctGCTCACTCCATCAGGTTCCCTATCCGCTGCCCTTCCAGTATTTTCCCACGAGATGGCGCCGTCGCCATTTTGAGTCAGGCCCCAGCTCCCTGCTGTCTTCTGGCCCGCCGGGAAATAACCGGAAACACTCTgttgtgctgtttttttctggCGATTAGCCATGCCTGGGATCTTCCCTTGCCAATTACCTGTATCAGGTGAGTTTTGGGGTCCGATTGCCTCTATGCTAATATGTTATACAGTCGGGGGCTCGGGAGCTCTCCTAGGCGTCCATagacggtgacgtcaccaactgtCTCCATGGATTATCTTTTAAAGGAGGTAATTGGGAATTGTAATGCAGTTGTTAATCTATTAATACCTGTCACTGGAGTATATGATAATTGGGGAAGAATATGAGCACCTACTCGATTAGTGGAGGAATTTGCTATTGATACAGATGATGCCTTGGCTGGAATCAATACTGTTGGCTCTTAGATCCATGACCTTACTAATAGGATGGCTTTAGATTATTTTTTGGCAGCCCAAGGAAGTGTTTGGGCTGTGGTGGGAGAAGAAGGTTGCACCTATGTACCTGACAATACAGATAACATTACCCATGATATACTGGGAATAAAAGAAGTGTCAAAGTTGGTAGACTCTTTGAAAGTAACATCTAGCTGGGACTTGGGACTAGGCATGTGGTTTGGGTCACTGGGAGTGAAACTGGTGCAAGGACTgattatgtgtacagtatgtgtttaggtTATCATATTCATTGTTTTCTCTTGCGTTAAAGGATTAATCACCAATCTTACCGCTCAAGTCATTCCCTCCATGCCCCTCCAAGAAGATATATATGAAGAACAGACAGAAACCCCTCTAATGCAACAATACCCTCCTGATGTGATCCTACAACAAATAAATGCTTGTCAGGAGAGGCAAAAACAATTGCGAATGGATAAGGAGTGGGTGAGACTCCAAGGAATTGAGGTACCGGACCAAGGGTTGTACACCAAGGAAATACCCTCTACCATGGATGGATACCGTGCTTTCCAAGAATAAAGTTATACATTTCTCACTGAAGATTTCGAAAAGTATAAGAGAACGGACTGTTAATCTAATATTGTTGAAATTAACATACTGTAGAAATGGATGACATATGGATGATATGGActgtgggggtctctggagatgagtTTGTTGGTGGTGTTCAGAATCTATTTTGTCTCCATTTTGTCTGTCTTTGTCTTCACAAGTCTGTGTCTTGTGTCTGTGTTCCTGCAATCATTCGTGTTCATTTGTTTGTGAAAGAATGTGCATGTTGCGACTATATCAGGTTGGCTACCAGGAGACTCAAGGACAAAATCGGCCTACGGCTCAATGCCCAGAAATGAGGGGGAAGCATGTATTCTGCAGCATATTCAGACTTGGAGATAAAATTGTATCCTAATATACCTTGTTCATTGTATTAAGATGTTTTAACCTAATTTTTAGTTATTTAGTGACATTTATCATGATTGGTTTAGAATAAGGAGGAGATATTTTATtctacctactgcaccgacacactttattcgagcaaatacccagtatgtacctggcagatacctggaatgcgccgctcctcacctctgacaagccccgttgcgtttgccttcccagcctgggttcatgcctggctgacgggcggctgatctgttaaatgataatgattaggatttaataggctgcaatgcttcgcgtgtctaccagatggcataaattcatgaattgtaatgcagtatatatatatatactgtgcagtattgcagccagcgggaataaaatgcttcaatccctgcctggaaaataacccaatatactcgggcagaaaacagtcacaaacctcaatacacccgggtatacccgaattcgtgggactagccccgctcgaataaagtgtgtcgccagtgtagcaattTGTTTTAGACAAAGAAACTCATGTGTATAAAAAGGCTGCACGGGCTATTGAAGAGTCTCTTGAGACACTCCTGTATGATCATTCAGAAAATTACAATAAACTAACTCATTATCCACGACTCGTGTTTGCTGTTATCTTCGTGCATTTGCAAACAACGACAGTGTTTTGACGGGCAAATTAATCCCTGACCACTAACCAACGTGGGAAAAGTCGAGGTAAATCCAAAGGTTACTCACGAAAGGACATTCATCTATATCTGACAGAATGATACTCCAATCGATGCGTCCATAATGTGAACTGTTATTATTTGCTTTTCTTTCCACAGGAATATGCCGGCCTGTGTTTTTTATAGCCGAATATGTTTATCAGGACAGTCCAAAGGTCATGTAATATGTTCTATTGTAATATCACTGCAGACACAAGAAACAAAGGTAGTGTCAACAATACTGCAATTACCCTGGTATATGccagaaagagaagggaactatATTTAGCCCCTTGGGAAAAAGACCCTCACAAATAAGAACACCGCAGggttaaaaagtagtctatggaagGAACAATTTTGGGTTAGTTTGTTCCCAAGTGTAGGAGTAGGTTTGTTATATGACAGGTCCAATATGCTTATAGATGTATTAGATATTTTTATCACACCACCTCAGCTATTAATTCACTTAACCAAGAACATGTTCAGATTAGATTAATGGCACTACAAAATAGGATGGTTTGTGACCATGTACTAGCCTCACAAGGGGGTGTATGTGCCCTTGTCAAAGAACagtgttgtgtatttatccaagACCAAAGTAGTAAGGTGGAACATGATCTAGAGAAGATAAGAGAGATACCGGAGAGGCTGAGGAAAGGTGGAGATGGAGATTGGGATCCTTTGGGGCTTGGCGGTTGGTTTGGATCACTGGGAGCGAAACTGATGAATactttgttgtgtgtgttgtttgtACTTGTCatcatctatgtgtgtgtgacttgcTGCAAGAGTCTGATCCATAAATGTGTTGCCTCTCCCACTGATATGATGGCCCTTCTGCCAGACCAAGAGTATGTTGCTGGCACACGCATGCTGCggcggtgtgccctctcttcctctccccggcgCTTCCTTTACCTGGCTCCCCTAGCTCTTcagttccccagcttccccctggctcttcctttccccggctcttccgaacaccccccacctcccccggcTCTTCAGAtcacccccctggctcttccgatcaccccccaccacccccccctggctcttccg
Coding sequences within:
- the LOC142487664 gene encoding uncharacterized protein LOC142487664, translating into MVQDMSLQSLNDPQNCLKKNHDIVIRKADKGGALVVLSANQYRQEALRQLSNVAHYQLLKRDPTPGFLGELAEVIELDSSDISVTQGVFLLESITFLLTHNYFMFDSRFYLQLLGTAMGTSFAPSYANLFMGFWEAQFIYHINNTFRTNIIFFKRFIDDLIMIWEGDEVSLLTFINTLNQNNLNINFTFEHNIHHINYLDLLLYIDNDMTIQTEIFRKANSRNTLLRANSSHPRSLLNSIPKAQFIRLKRLCSSNDTFIKQSGEMAARFKARGYTEEIINTAFEYADSMDRTKLLNKNINKMRHTRSNTSIHDGCPIFVTTYSKQSKSIRDIINKHWATISLDRDISDITKNRPRFSYRKAKTLGTLLSPSLFDSRSNYKIQNIPQGFFTCGHCSMCCYAQPTKIIMCNSNNKKFKITSFINCNSSFVIYMLSCGCKKSYVGRTTRPLKTRIAEHVRLIKKRDSGHPVSRHFSLCPRGGIANFTFSAIEHVPCHPRGGDRVNRLNRQEMFWIHTLSTLYPSGINIDWELKHFLTT